Proteins encoded by one window of Macaca fascicularis isolate 582-1 chromosome 10, T2T-MFA8v1.1:
- the BIRC7 gene encoding baculoviral IAP repeat-containing protein 7 isoform X4, with translation MGPEDSAKCLRHGPQLCRWAAGDGPTRERCGPRSLGSPALGLDSCRAWDHVDGQILGQLRPLAEEEEEEGAGAMSPRGPAFPGMGSEELRLASFYDWPLTAGVPPELLAAAGFFHTASIPQQEGSGRMMEQESCKPFSAHVLLPDTLSRSLCWPSVSDCGT, from the exons ATGGGGCCTGAAGACAGTGCCAAGTGCCTGCGCCATGGACCACAGCTGTGCCGCTGGGCAGCTGGTGACGGTCCCACGCGGGAGCGCTGTGGACCCCGCTCTCTGGGCAGCCCTGCCCTAGGCCTGGACAGCTGCAGAGCCTGGGACCATGTGGATGGGCAGATCCTGGGCCAGCTGCGGCCcctggcagaggaggaagaggaggagggcgCCGGGGCCATGTCGCCCAGGGGGCCTGCCTTCCCCGGCATGGGCTCTGAAGAGCTGCGTCTGGCCTCCTTCTATGACTGGCCGCTGACGGCTGGGGTGCCGCCCGAGCTGCTGGCCGCTGCCGGCTTCTTCCACACAG CATCCATCCCCCAACAGGAAGGGTCTGGCCGGATGATGGAGCAGGAGTCCTGCAAGCCCTTCAGTGCCCATGTGCTCCTGCCTGACACGCTCTCCCGGAGTCTCTGCTGGCCAAGTGTGTCAGACTGTGGGACATGA
- the BIRC7 gene encoding baculoviral IAP repeat-containing protein 7 isoform X1, translating to MGPEDSAKCLRHGPQLCRWAAGDGPTRERCGPRSLGSPALGLDSCRAWDHVDGQILGQLRPLAEEEEEEGAGAMSPRGPAFPGMGSEELRLASFYDWPLTAGVPPELLAAAGFFHTGQQDKVRCFFCYGGLQSWKRGDDPWTEHAKWFPSCQFLLRSKGRDFVHSVQETHSQLLGSWDPWEEPEDAAPVAPSVPAPGDPELPTPRREVQSESAQEPGGASPAQAQSGWWVFEPPGARDVEEQLRRLQEERTCKVCLDRAVSIVFVPCGHLVCAECAPSLQLCPICRAPVRSRVRTFLS from the exons ATGGGGCCTGAAGACAGTGCCAAGTGCCTGCGCCATGGACCACAGCTGTGCCGCTGGGCAGCTGGTGACGGTCCCACGCGGGAGCGCTGTGGACCCCGCTCTCTGGGCAGCCCTGCCCTAGGCCTGGACAGCTGCAGAGCCTGGGACCATGTGGATGGGCAGATCCTGGGCCAGCTGCGGCCcctggcagaggaggaagaggaggagggcgCCGGGGCCATGTCGCCCAGGGGGCCTGCCTTCCCCGGCATGGGCTCTGAAGAGCTGCGTCTGGCCTCCTTCTATGACTGGCCGCTGACGGCTGGGGTGCCGCCCGAGCTGCTGGCCGCTGCCGGCTTCTTCCACACAG GCCAGCAGGACAAGGTGAGGTGCTTCTTCTGCTACGGGGGCCTGCAGAGCTGGAAGCGCGGGGACGACCCCTGGACGGAGCATGCCAAGTGGTTCCCCAG CTGCCAGTTCCTGCTCCGGTCAAAAGGAAGAGACTTTGTCCACAGTGTGCAGGAGACTCACTCTCAGCTGCTGGGCTCCTGG GACCCGTGGGAAGAACCGGAAGATGCAGCCCCTGTGGCCCCCTCCG TCCCTGCCCCTGGGGACCCTGAGCTGCCCACGCCCAGAAGAGAGGTCCAGTCTGAAAGCGCCCAGGAGCCAG GGGGAGCCAGTCCAGCCCAGGCCCAGAGCGGGTGGTGGGTTTTTGAGCCCCCAGGAGCCAGGGACGTGGAGGAGCAGCTGCGGCGGCTGCAGGAGGAGAGGACGTGCAAGGTGTGCCTGGACCGTGCTGTGTCCATCGTCTTCGTGCCATGCGGCCACCTGGTCTGCGCTGAGTGTGCCCCCAGCCTGCAACTGTGCCCCATCTGCAGAGCCCCCGTCCGCAGCCGTGTGCGCACCTTCCTGTCCTAG
- the BIRC7 gene encoding baculoviral IAP repeat-containing protein 7 isoform X2, with translation MGPEDSAKCLRHGPQLCRWAAGDGPTRERCGPRSLGSPALGLDSCRAWDHVDGQILGQLRPLAEEEEEEGAGAMSPRGPAFPGMGSEELRLASFYDWPLTAGVPPELLAAAGFFHTGQQDKVRCFFCYGGLQSWKRGDDPWTEHAKWFPSCQFLLRSKGRDFVHSVQETHSQLLGSWDPWEEPEDAAPVAPSVPAPGDPELPTPRREVQSESAQEPGARDVEEQLRRLQEERTCKVCLDRAVSIVFVPCGHLVCAECAPSLQLCPICRAPVRSRVRTFLS, from the exons ATGGGGCCTGAAGACAGTGCCAAGTGCCTGCGCCATGGACCACAGCTGTGCCGCTGGGCAGCTGGTGACGGTCCCACGCGGGAGCGCTGTGGACCCCGCTCTCTGGGCAGCCCTGCCCTAGGCCTGGACAGCTGCAGAGCCTGGGACCATGTGGATGGGCAGATCCTGGGCCAGCTGCGGCCcctggcagaggaggaagaggaggagggcgCCGGGGCCATGTCGCCCAGGGGGCCTGCCTTCCCCGGCATGGGCTCTGAAGAGCTGCGTCTGGCCTCCTTCTATGACTGGCCGCTGACGGCTGGGGTGCCGCCCGAGCTGCTGGCCGCTGCCGGCTTCTTCCACACAG GCCAGCAGGACAAGGTGAGGTGCTTCTTCTGCTACGGGGGCCTGCAGAGCTGGAAGCGCGGGGACGACCCCTGGACGGAGCATGCCAAGTGGTTCCCCAG CTGCCAGTTCCTGCTCCGGTCAAAAGGAAGAGACTTTGTCCACAGTGTGCAGGAGACTCACTCTCAGCTGCTGGGCTCCTGG GACCCGTGGGAAGAACCGGAAGATGCAGCCCCTGTGGCCCCCTCCG TCCCTGCCCCTGGGGACCCTGAGCTGCCCACGCCCAGAAGAGAGGTCCAGTCTGAAAGCGCCCAGGAGCCAG GAGCCAGGGACGTGGAGGAGCAGCTGCGGCGGCTGCAGGAGGAGAGGACGTGCAAGGTGTGCCTGGACCGTGCTGTGTCCATCGTCTTCGTGCCATGCGGCCACCTGGTCTGCGCTGAGTGTGCCCCCAGCCTGCAACTGTGCCCCATCTGCAGAGCCCCCGTCCGCAGCCGTGTGCGCACCTTCCTGTCCTAG
- the BIRC7 gene encoding baculoviral IAP repeat-containing protein 7 isoform X3, with amino-acid sequence MRRGCLWPWSGGLSCGGHQLGQQDKVRCFFCYGGLQSWKRGDDPWTEHAKWFPSCQFLLRSKGRDFVHSVQETHSQLLGSWDPWEEPEDAAPVAPSVPAPGDPELPTPRREVQSESAQEPGGASPAQAQSGWWVFEPPGARDVEEQLRRLQEERTCKVCLDRAVSIVFVPCGHLVCAECAPSLQLCPICRAPVRSRVRTFLS; translated from the exons ATGAGGAGGGGCTGCCTCTGGCCATGGTCTGGGGGTCTCAGCTGTGGAGGCCACCAGCTTG GCCAGCAGGACAAGGTGAGGTGCTTCTTCTGCTACGGGGGCCTGCAGAGCTGGAAGCGCGGGGACGACCCCTGGACGGAGCATGCCAAGTGGTTCCCCAG CTGCCAGTTCCTGCTCCGGTCAAAAGGAAGAGACTTTGTCCACAGTGTGCAGGAGACTCACTCTCAGCTGCTGGGCTCCTGG GACCCGTGGGAAGAACCGGAAGATGCAGCCCCTGTGGCCCCCTCCG TCCCTGCCCCTGGGGACCCTGAGCTGCCCACGCCCAGAAGAGAGGTCCAGTCTGAAAGCGCCCAGGAGCCAG GGGGAGCCAGTCCAGCCCAGGCCCAGAGCGGGTGGTGGGTTTTTGAGCCCCCAGGAGCCAGGGACGTGGAGGAGCAGCTGCGGCGGCTGCAGGAGGAGAGGACGTGCAAGGTGTGCCTGGACCGTGCTGTGTCCATCGTCTTCGTGCCATGCGGCCACCTGGTCTGCGCTGAGTGTGCCCCCAGCCTGCAACTGTGCCCCATCTGCAGAGCCCCCGTCCGCAGCCGTGTGCGCACCTTCCTGTCCTAG